In a single window of the Paenibacillus sp. MMS20-IR301 genome:
- a CDS encoding cysteine desulfurase family protein, with translation MKSIYLDHAASTPVHPEVAAVMYNMLLNQYGNASSVHQFGRSAKRIVNGARDTIAGFLGCSPDEWVFTSGGTESDNLALFGAAYASAPKGKHIITTAAEHHAVLHTCEELEQQGFEVTYLPVDSTGLVSLADVESALREDTILISVMFVNNEVGTVQPIEEIGRLAAGRDILVHVDAVQALGTLPIVLRELPVDYMSFSAHKIGGPQGIGGLYVRRGAPLTPRQHGGLQERGRRAGTESLANTAGFARAVELAVGGLAAHHEQALELRTTLLQELDRHAGPDSYVINGNEQHRVPGILNVSFPGAATDVLLMNLDMERIAAASGSACTSGSLEVSHVLRAMKLPEELLNSAIRFSTGLGNTNEEMQVVAQKVGTILNRLRTKD, from the coding sequence ATGAAATCCATCTATTTGGACCACGCCGCCTCAACACCGGTTCATCCGGAGGTGGCAGCGGTCATGTACAATATGTTATTGAACCAGTACGGCAACGCGTCCAGCGTGCACCAGTTCGGACGTTCAGCCAAAAGGATCGTGAATGGGGCGCGCGACACAATCGCGGGCTTTTTGGGCTGTTCCCCTGACGAGTGGGTGTTCACCAGCGGCGGCACAGAGAGCGATAACCTTGCCCTGTTCGGCGCAGCGTACGCTTCTGCTCCTAAGGGTAAACATATCATTACTACAGCGGCCGAACATCATGCGGTACTGCATACCTGTGAAGAGCTGGAGCAGCAGGGCTTCGAGGTCACGTATCTTCCTGTGGATTCCACAGGACTTGTCTCCCTTGCGGATGTGGAGTCCGCCTTGCGTGAGGATACGATACTGATCAGCGTAATGTTTGTGAATAATGAGGTCGGAACTGTGCAGCCTATAGAAGAGATTGGCAGACTTGCGGCCGGGCGGGACATTCTTGTTCACGTAGATGCTGTACAAGCCCTGGGTACGCTGCCTATAGTGCTCCGCGAGCTGCCTGTCGACTATATGAGCTTCTCGGCCCACAAGATTGGCGGTCCGCAGGGAATTGGCGGATTGTATGTCCGGCGCGGAGCACCGCTTACGCCAAGACAGCATGGCGGACTTCAGGAACGCGGCAGACGGGCGGGTACAGAGAGTCTGGCTAATACAGCCGGGTTCGCCCGGGCGGTAGAGCTGGCAGTAGGGGGCCTAGCGGCACATCATGAGCAGGCGCTTGAGCTGCGCACCACGCTGCTGCAGGAGCTGGACCGGCATGCCGGCCCGGACTCGTATGTCATCAACGGAAATGAACAGCATAGGGTGCCGGGAATTCTCAATGTGAGCTTTCCCGGTGCCGCGACAGATGTGCTGCTGATGAACCTCGATATGGAGCGGATTGCGGCGGCCAGCGGCTCAGCCTGCACCTCGGGATCACTGGAAGTCTCGCATGTACTCCGGGCCATGAAGCTTCCGGAAGAACTTTTGAATTCAGCGATTCGCTTCAGTACAGGTTTGGGTAATACTAATGAAGAAATGCAGGTTGTGGCCCAAAAAGTTGGAACCATTCTGAACCGGCTGCGTACTAAGGACTAG